A portion of the Candidatus Cloacimonadota bacterium genome contains these proteins:
- a CDS encoding KH domain-containing protein → MKELVEFMAKALVDNPDDVSVKEVAGERVTLYELRVGEGEVGKVIGKGGRTANAMRTILNSVATKQGKRAELEIIE, encoded by the coding sequence ATGAAAGAGTTAGTCGAATTCATGGCTAAAGCATTAGTTGATAACCCTGATGATGTCTCTGTTAAAGAGGTAGCCGGAGAAAGAGTTACTCTATATGAATTGCGTGTTGGCGAAGGCGAAGTCGGAAAGGTCATTGGTAAAGGTGGACGAACTGCTAATGCTATGCGAACCATTCTTAATTCAGTAGCAACCAAACAGGGTAAAAGAGCTGAGTTAGAAATCATTGAGTAA
- a CDS encoding KH domain-containing protein: MKELIEFMAKALVDNPDDVSVKEVAGERVTLYELKVGEGEVGKVIGKGGRTANAMRTILNSVATKHGKRAELEILE; the protein is encoded by the coding sequence ATGAAAGAGTTAATCGAATTCATGGCTAAAGCATTAGTTGATAACCCTGATGATGTCTCTGTTAAAGAGGTAGCTGGAGAAAGAGTTACTCTATATGAATTGAAAGTTGGCGAAGGCGAAGTCGGAAAGGTTATTGGCAAAGGTGGACGAACTGCTAATGCTATGCGTACTATTCTCAATTCAGTAGCAACCAAACATGGTAAAAGAGCTGAGTTAGAAATTCTCGAATAA